AGTCAAAGTATACCAAGGTGAACGAGAATTGGTCCGAGACAACAAACTACTCGGTGACTTCCAACTTACTGGTCTCCCTCCCGCCCCCAAAGGTGTCCCTCAAATCCAGATCTCCTTCGACATTGATGCGGATGGTATCGTCAACGTATCTGCCATTGACAAGGCCACCAACCGAGAGCAATCCATGACCATCGCCTCATCCTCTGGTCTTGCCGACTCTGAAATCGAACAAATGATTGCTGACTCCGAGAAATACGCCGAGGCCGATAAAACCCGAAGACAGATCATTGAAGAGGCCAACCGAGGTGAAAGCTTCGTCACTGATACCGAGAAATCCATGGCCGAATTCGAGTCTCAACTCGACAAAGAGGAACGAGAGAAGGTTAAGAAACTCCTTGGAGAGCTTAGAGAGATCTCTGCTAAGGGTGCTGCCGGTGATGCTACTGTTAAACCTGAAGACATCAAGGCTGCTTTAGACGCCGCTCAACAAGCTTCTCTTGGTTTGTTCCAAAAGGTGAGCCGCCtcgatatctttcaaagtAGTGTCGTTGCTGACTGAGCATATTTTTTAGGTTTACGAAAAGCGAAACGCCGAATCTCGAGGTTCTGAAAGCTCATCTGACTCTGCCTCATCGGAATCGgaatcctcatcttctgaaggtgaaaagaagCAATAAGGAGGATGATAGTCGAAGACACGGGGAAGAGGAACGTAGtagggtgaagaaggaaaaaaaGGGAAAATATACCATCACACTCATGGGTAAACAGGCTGTCGGATATGTAGCCTCAACACGTAGCATCTTGATAGTTTCAGATTTCCCTCCCACTTAGCATATTATATAGTCTAGCATAGACATTTCCATATTATTTTGATTGTAGTACAATGACCCAAAATGCAAGGAAGAATGCACTTCTCACATCGTTAAATACCTCAATTTCCCCTTATTCGGTTATCACCGAGAAATGGAGTAGCATCATGAGTCAAACAGGTAATTTGTACTCTTATCGTACATATCTTCACTCGACTTATGACCCACCTACATCGTATTCATAGTTCTCCATAAGCTTCCCCTAGCATGTCTACTCTAGATCCTGGACGTGTGCTGTCAGTGCAGTCTCACGTCGTGTCGGGATACGTAGGTTCGTGACATCGTTTGCTCCGTTATCGTTTCATTGCTGACCTCGTCCTACAGGTAATAGAGCTGCTACCTTCCCTCTTCAGACGCTTGGCtatgatgtggatgtagtGAACACGGTGCAGTTCTCGAATCATACTGGTACGTCAGAGATATGCATCAACTCTTTACGAAGCTAACAAATCTTCAGGTTACGGTTATACCAATGGTCACAAAACGACGCCTGAACAACTGACCGCCATCTTTGAAGGTCTCGCTACGAATGGTCTAGTGTCGCATTACCGCGTACTGACAGGCTATGTGCCAGGTGCCGAAGCTCTTACAGTGGTTGCTGAgcagataaagaagatgaaggaggtcAACCCAGAAATCTTATATGTACTGGATCGTAAGTTTACACCCTATCGTCCTCTTACCATCATTGCTGATGCCTTATCGCAGCTGTCATGGGGGATATGGGTACTGGTCTTTACGTGTCGGAAGATGTAGTGCCGATATACAAGGATATGCTAAGGATAGCTAGTATAATAACGCCAAATCAGTTCGAGGTGGAGTGAGTGAAAGAATGCTTGACGTGTATATCGTCGTCACTGAtctccctccttcccctgtcttctccttcagatTATTATCAGGAATTAGTATCGTTTCTATGGCCACCCTTCACACTGCTCTTCGTCAGCTTCACACCTCCCACTCCCTACCTCATATCGCTTTCTCATCCATACCGCTCCCAATCTCACTTGTCACCAAACTCGATCTACCCGCTCCACCGCCCTCCTACATGTGCCTGTTACCTGATCCTATACCACCATGGTACGATGctgtaggtgtaggagagCCAGAAGACGAGGTACTCGTCTGCTTCGCTAGCACATGGGAGAACGAGGAGCTGGAAACATGGGCATTCGCTTTACCTACCATCCGAGGTTATTTCTCTGGAGTAGGTGATCTGTTCTCCGCCATGGTGTTGGCCCACTTCAATAATCCCGAATCTCAGTCGGATTTACCCCCTTTACCTCATGCTGTTTCTAAAGCCCTTCTAACCGTACAACAAATCCTGCTACGGACTCACCTCTACTCTTTGATACAGACTGGCACTTCTGGTACCGCAACTCCCCGACCACTTCATCACTCGTCTAGCGAACACCACGGTTCAGTCATACCTTCAGATGCTGAGCTCGATGCCATCGGTCCGGTGAACCCCAAAGATCCTAAACGGAAAGCCAAGCGAATGAGACTAAGGGAGTTGCGGGTAGTGCAGgagaggaagttgatcgTTGATGGTGGACAGGGCTGGCCTGGTAAAAGATTAGATTGGCAGAGAATTTTGGGACATGGTATGTAAAATGCATGAATAATGATTTATAAACAATAACTCTCGAatctcattgatcatctcacctGATACTACTTCCTTCACGTGATAACGATCACCTTACTATTCCTATACTGATCATACATAAAATAATTCGAAGAGGACGAGATTAGCTTCATTGGACAACCGCTTGGAAAGTCTTGGTGAACTCGTCGAGACTGTCTCGTTGCAGATCTCCCAAAGTCTGGGCGAGCGTTTCATTATCCGTTTCGCTGCGCTGAATAATTTGTTGAAGTTTGCATCTAAGCTGTGAAGAGTCAGTCATGGTAGCTAACATCATTTACGTACCTCGAGAAGGAGTTTTCGACGTTTTATCATTGCGTGAGAAGCGGTCGAGTCTCGTCCTGGTGGTGGTTGCCATCAAACATCTTTCAGCTGCCTGCATATCGTCCGAATCACTGATCTGCTCACCTTTAGCCTCAAGCTCACTCAAGCTCATAGCTACTTCCTTAGCACGATTGAGCACTTCCGCAGGTAACGAAGCGAGTCTTGCGAGTTTCAACCCTGTTCAAGATAGGTATCAGAATCGACTGATGTAGGTAGAGATGGATTCGCACCGTAATGTTCGATGACAGCTGgaccttcctccactttgtaCTGAAAAGTAGTCGAAAAGGCGTTATTGTCGTCTTCCACTCTGTTGTCCTGTGGGAAAATCAGCTGGTCTGCTAGCGCCACTGACAAGAAGAAGTCTCACTTGAACTCGAAGGTGCATGCTAAATGATACATTAGTCAGTCAAAGAAACTGTTCTCGAGTCCACCTACCGAACCACCCCTCGCATAGACCCAAGAGTCGTCGCCAAATCATGGAAGTGGGTCGTGAAGAAGACAAAAGACTATCTGTAAGCCATCCATACTCACTCTGCCGGAACCTACTTGTCGATTGATCAGGGACTCGGCAATCGCGTGAGAGAGACCAAGGCCTTCAAGGGGAGCAGTTCCTCGACCGAgctgatcttcatcagcCGAGTTTCACCAATTATTCACGCTTACCTCATCAATGAGTATTAGAGAGTTGGGAGTTGCCAGGCCTAAAGCCAGGATGTGTCAGAGGTTCACTTCTTGATCTATCACCAACTCACCTAAGATCATGGCTGATGTTGCCATTTCAGATGCGAAAGTTGACAAATTTCGGTCGAGGGAGTCTGCAATATCGTCAGCCATTTGCCGGTGATTTGCCTGGTGGGAACGactgaactcaccatcattTGACAGTCGACTAAGCAGTGCATCATGTAATCTAAAATTCGCAAATGTTGCTGGTACGCTAAAGATATCAGCAATGTTACATCTCGCCAATACTTACTAGCAACCTAGCATTGCCTGCACAGTGAGCAGCCCGACTTGTCGAAGGAAGGTGCTTTTGCCCGACATGCTGCAAGAATCGATGTTCAATATAGCTCTCAATGATTTTCAATCCACTTACTTTGGTCCTTGAATCAACTGAAAGGACGCATGACCTTGTGCGGCATAGCTGATGTTATGTTAACAGCAGATGTGACATGCGATATCAAGGATATATCACTTACATGTCATTGGGTACGCAATCGTCACGACCAAGTGTTTTGTCGAGAATGGGATGTCGACTTAGTTTGATCTGAACAAATGTATCATCAGGAGGAGTCCATCTGAGGCAAAGCCTGAGCGCACCGCAATTGTCTCGCCAAAGATTG
The nucleotide sequence above comes from Kwoniella europaea PYCC6329 chromosome 1, complete sequence. Encoded proteins:
- a CDS encoding pyridoxal kinase; the encoded protein is MSTLDPGRVLSVQSHVVSGYVGNRAATFPLQTLGYDVDVVNTVQFSNHTGYGYTNGHKTTPEQLTAIFEGLATNGLVSHYRVLTGYVPGAEALTVVAEQIKKMKEVNPEILYVLDPVMGDMGTGLYVSEDVVPIYKDMLRIASIITPNQFEVELLSGISIVSMATLHTALRQLHTSHSLPHIAFSSIPLPISLVTKLDLPAPPPSYMCLLPDPIPPWYDAVGVGEPEDEVLVCFASTWENEELETWAFALPTIRGYFSGVGDLFSAMVLAHFNNPESQSDLPPLPHAVSKALLTVQQILLRTHLYSLIQTGTSGTATPRPLHHSSSEHHGSVIPSDAELDAIGPVNPKDPKRKAKRMRLRELRVVQERKLIVDGGQGWPGKRLDWQRILGHGM